In Hemiscyllium ocellatum isolate sHemOce1 chromosome 2, sHemOce1.pat.X.cur, whole genome shotgun sequence, a single window of DNA contains:
- the LOC132829632 gene encoding cortexin-3, with protein sequence MRRERSGVGPFTSPGEMDSESLTSSFQPTGGALHEGMTLEQKTTFAFVIFLFIFLGILIVRCFRILLDPYRSMPTSTWADGLDGLEKGQFDYVLA encoded by the coding sequence ATGAGAAGAGAACGTTCTGGGGTTGGTCCCTTCACCTCTCCTGGAGAAATGGACAGTGAATCATTAACTTCCAGTTTCCAACCCACCGGGGGTGCACTCCATGAGGGAATGACTCTGGAACAGAAAACCACTTTCGCCTTTGTTATCTTCCTCTTTATCTTCCTGGGAATCCTCATCGTAAGGTGTTTCAGGATCCTACTGGATCCCTACAGGAGCATGCCCACGTCCACCTGGGCTGATGGGCTGGACGgtttggagaaaggccagtttGATTATGTGTTAGCCTGA